The genomic DNA CGACGGTTCGCATGAAACATATGAGATCGCCCGCGGGGCCATTTTGGCGATGAGTTCGACGACGTGGTCTTCGGCTCCTGCTCGGGGCGGGTCGATCAGGACGAGATCGGTTTTGCTCAGCTCATGGCCTTTGAGAAAATCACCGACTCGCATCCGTTTGAATTCTACATTCGCCGCCGCGGCCCGGGCCTTGTTTTGTTTGGCGAAACGGACGGCTTCGCCATTTTCTTCGACGCCGATCACATTTGTGAACTGTTTCGCCATCGCCAGAGCGAACAGACCGACACCGCAATATAGGTCGAGTGCGGTCTCGCCCGATGCATCGCCGATCGCAAGGCGGACGAGGTCGCCGATCAACGATTGATTGCCCTGAAAAAGCTGCGGGCTGAAAATGCATACTCGATTCCGGCGTGCGAACAAGTGATCTCGGCGGTCGGTTCGGCCATGTCGGATGAGTAGAGCGAAACAGCACCGCGGTCACCGGCGGCAGCTTCGATCTCGGCGGTGTCAGCCCACATTTGGGGCCAATCGATGTTTTGGCGGAGCGATCTGAGGACGGCTTCGAGCTCGGGGCTGAGGATCGGGCAAACATCGACATCGACGGTGTCGTGCGAATCGCGTGCGTAGTAACCGATCTTTTGCTGCTCGCGATCGGCGTGCCAGCGGGCACGCGAGCGATATCCAAATTCGTTAGGGCTTGGGATTATGCCGAGATCTTCGAACTCGATCTTGCCGATGCGTTTGAGACAATCGCGGATGATATCGAGTTTTGCACGAAGCTGCGTCTCGTAATTCATCTGCTGAAAATCGCACCCGCCGCAAACCCCGAAATGCGGGCAAGGCGGCACGATTCGATTGCCGGACTGCTCAATAATATCGACGATCGAGGCAAAGGCGATGCGTTTTTTGATGTGCTTTATTTCGGCGCGGACAATGTCGCCGGCAACCGAGAGCGGGACGAAAACGGTGAGGCCTTCGACAAATGCGAGGCCGAGGCCGCGCGGCACGATCTTTTCAATTTTGAGTTCGAGTATGTCGCCGGCGGCGTAGTTTGGTTTTTGGGTCACTTATTTTGCGTACGTAAAGAGAAATTTGCTTCCTCAAGTATACGCCTAAACGCTGCGAGATCTTCGGTCTCGTGATAAGTAAATGCCAAAATGATCGCATAGCCATCGCGAACGGTCGCATAGAGCCGCTTTTTCTCTTTCGCGGCCGTGATATCGAGAAACGCGAACTGCTGAGCGCCGAGCCTTTCGGCATTCGTGACGGAATATTCGTAGTCGGGCGGCAGCTTCATCGTGCCGATCTGGGCCCGCATGAGGTCAAAATAATCAACTGCGTCTTTGATCTTTGGGTTGGTCGAGAGGTCTTCGGCGGAGATCAGTAGGACGGCATTGCCGGGCGTGCCGATGGCCGAGCGATAGGCAGTGAGCAGGAGTGTCACCTGTTTTTCATAACGGCGAATGTTCGCGGCCTGTTGCGGATCGTTGCGGTTGATCTTCGGGCGAAGCTCGTAGCCTCTTTCTTTCCAGTACTTTTCCGTATCGATGCCCGGAATCACCCACGTCGCCGGGAACGTGATGTCGAATCCAAGATCGATATGCGTGTAGATCTGCCCGCTCAAAATGCCGGGATCGAGTTCGGCCTTAGACTTCATAGCTGTCGTCTTGGTGCCCGGTTTGACCAGCACACCAACGGGGATGCTGGACGGCGTCGGCTTTGCGGTCTGTGCCTGCAATGAAATTGCTGTGAGAGCGAAAATGGTCGCAAGAATGAGCTTAGTCATAAATAAAATAGGCCGAGTCGCGGAACACCGGCTTCTTCGCGTAGTCGTTTCAGCAGCATGAGATTGAACGTATTCTTGTATGCATCGGGCTCCATTTCGGCTTTGTATGCCTTGAGCGACGCCGCTGTTTCTTTCTCCAAAAGTTTTAGATGCGGCTTGTTCCAATTTGTTAGCATCGAGCGTTCGAGCAATTTTTCGATATCCGAAAGCGTGCCGTCGATCGACTCGAAATTGTCGGTCAGATTCGCTTTCAACTCTTCTAAACGAGCAATTGCACGAGAGATATCCTCTTTCAATTCGTCGTTCGATATCGCCGCGAGCGTAGCGATCGACTTTGTAATATGAGCCGCGACCTCATCCGTCGAATACTGCGCAGTGTCGCTGCTGTCGCCGCCGTCCGACTTCCCTGCCTGCGAACGCGACCATTCGGCGTACTGCACCTCGATCTCATCGCGGCAATAGAACAGGCTCTTTATCGACCGTGTTCCGGGCGGCTGTTTGTCATAAATGTCGAATACCGACTCAATCGAGCGAATTACGATATGCATCGGAATGCCGCGGTCCTGCCACGATTCGATCAAAGCCCAATCGATAGGGCTCAAAAACAGATTCTTCCCGCGGCGGCGGATAAACGTGTCCTCGATCTCAGTGAAATAGTTGAAGTAGTTCAAGCTTTTTATGCTAGACAATAAAGCAGATCAGAACAAGAGTGTCGAAGGACTTTCTGAAAACCCTTTATCGAATAGCAGTCGATCATTTTTGACCACTTACAAGGTCTAGGTGAATGCCCGCCCGAAACACTGTTGTGATAATCTATCCACGATATGGCTGAACGACGCGAACGATTTGAGACTTCGTCGGGGATCGAGCTTCCTAACGATTTTAATCCTGAGAACACAAAGGGCGTTGACTATGACGCGGATCTTGGCGAGCCGGGCGAGTTTCCGTACACGCGCGGCGTGCGGCGGAACGTTTATCGCGGGCGGTTTTGGACAATGCGTCAGTACGCGGGGTTTGCGACGGCTGAGGAATCGAATGAGCGGTACAAATATCTGCTGTCGCAGGGCACGACGGGGCTGAGCGTGGCGTTCGATCTGCCGACGCAGATCGGGCTTGATTCGGACGATCCGCTGTCGGCGGGCGAGGTCGGGAAGGTCGGCGTGGCGATCGACAGCCTCGACGATATGCTGACGCTGTTTGACGGCATACCGCTCGACACGGTCTCGACCTCGATGACGATAAACTCGACGGCTTCGACGCTGTTGTGTCTATATTTGGCCGTCGCACGGCGCCAGAACGTCGGTTTTGACAAGGTCACCGGGACCGTTCAGAACGACATCCTCAAGGAATACATTGCCCGCGGAACCTACATCTATCCGCCGAGGCCGAGCTTGCGTCTGATCACCGATATGTTCGCGTATTGTGCGGCCGAGGTGCCGAATTGGAACACGATCTCGATCTCGGGCTATCACATCCGCGAAGCCGGTTCGACGGCCGCACAGGAGATCGCGTTCACGCTGGCGGATGGGATTTGTTATGTTCAGGCAGCGATAGATGTCGGGCTAAAGGTAGATGATTTTGCTCCGCGATTGTCGTTCTTCTTTAATTCGCACAACAATCTGCTCGAAGAGATCGCTAAATTTCGTGCCGCACGCCGCCTATGGGCGCGGATAATGCGTGACCGTTTTGGCGCGAAGGATCCAAAGTCGCTGATGCTGCGTTTTCACACGCAGACCGCGGGTTCGACGCTGACGGCACAGCAGCCCGAGGTAAACGTCGTTCGCACGACGATCCAGGCGTTGGCGGCCGTTCTCGGCGGAACGCAGAGCCTGCATACGAATTCGATGGACGAGGCATTGAGCCTGCCGACCGAATCGGCGGCACGCGTCGCGCTTCGAACGCAGCAGGTTATCGCTTACGAATCGGGCGTTGCCGACACGGTCGATCCGTTTGCCGGAAGTTATGCGATCGAGGAACTTACGACCAAACTCGAACAGATCGCCGTCGATTATATCGAGAAAATTGACGCCATGGGCGGCATGCTCCGGGCGATCGAAACCGGTTACGTCCAAAACGAGATCCAGGACGCAGCTTTTGATTATCAGAAAGCCGTGGAAAAACATGATGCGATCGTAGTCGGTGTGAATAAATTCCACTCCGACGAAGAAGTTCCAATTCCCATCCTCAGGGTCGACGAACGGATCGAACGCGAGCAAGTCGCAAGATTGCAGGCAGTCAGAGCAAAACGCGATGCCGCCGACGCCGATGCCGCGATAAAGCGGATCACTGACACCGCCAACAGCACCGAAAACCTCATCCCTCACATCCTCACCGCCGTCGAATCGCACGTCACCGTCGGCGAGATCAGCCACGCACTTCGCAAAGTGTGGGGCGAATACCAAGAAGCCGTAACGATCTGAAATCACAAACTCATTTTCGCAAAGGAGCAACCATGAACGCTAAATCACTCAAACCGTACATTCTCGCGTCGATCATTGCGGCAGCGGTCCTGATCGGCAAATATGCACATATTTCAACGGTTGAGGCCGGATCGCTTGATCCCAAGAGGCCGCTCGGGAACCACTCGTATGTCATCTTCGATCTTGGCGTCGTTGAGGTTGGTGATGCGAATTCTCAAGGATTTGGCGTTTCGGTTGACGGTGTCGCTGTCGGCCGGTCGATACGAAGCGGAGGTGCTCAGGCTTTCAGCTGGTCGAACGGCACGATCGTCGGACTGCCCAATCTCGCGGCCCGGCCATTTTGCGTGGCAAACGCAGCAACGGGCTCGGCTTTGGTCG from Acidobacteriota bacterium includes the following:
- a CDS encoding methylmalonyl-CoA mutase, with the translated sequence MAERRERFETSSGIELPNDFNPENTKGVDYDADLGEPGEFPYTRGVRRNVYRGRFWTMRQYAGFATAEESNERYKYLLSQGTTGLSVAFDLPTQIGLDSDDPLSAGEVGKVGVAIDSLDDMLTLFDGIPLDTVSTSMTINSTASTLLCLYLAVARRQNVGFDKVTGTVQNDILKEYIARGTYIYPPRPSLRLITDMFAYCAAEVPNWNTISISGYHIREAGSTAAQEIAFTLADGICYVQAAIDVGLKVDDFAPRLSFFFNSHNNLLEEIAKFRAARRLWARIMRDRFGAKDPKSLMLRFHTQTAGSTLTAQQPEVNVVRTTIQALAAVLGGTQSLHTNSMDEALSLPTESAARVALRTQQVIAYESGVADTVDPFAGSYAIEELTTKLEQIAVDYIEKIDAMGGMLRAIETGYVQNEIQDAAFDYQKAVEKHDAIVVGVNKFHSDEEVPIPILRVDERIEREQVARLQAVRAKRDAADADAAIKRITDTANSTENLIPHILTAVESHVTVGEISHALRKVWGEYQEAVTI
- a CDS encoding class I SAM-dependent RNA methyltransferase yields the protein MTQKPNYAAGDILELKIEKIVPRGLGLAFVEGLTVFVPLSVAGDIVRAEIKHIKKRIAFASIVDIIEQSGNRIVPPCPHFGVCGGCDFQQMNYETQLRAKLDIIRDCLKRIGKIEFEDLGIIPSPNEFGYRSRARWHADREQQKIGYYARDSHDTVDVDVCPILSPELEAVLRSLRQNIDWPQMWADTAEIEAAAGDRGAVSLYSSDMAEPTAEITCSHAGIEYAFSARSFFRAINR
- a CDS encoding class I SAM-dependent RNA methyltransferase, with amino-acid sequence MIGDLVRLAIGDASGETALDLYCGVGLFALAMAKQFTNVIGVEENGEAVRFAKQNKARAAAANVEFKRMRVGDFLKGHELSKTDLVLIDPPRAGAEDHVVELIAKMAPRAISYVSCEPSILARDLRILLDRGYRIDTMTAIDLFPQTHHVETIVRLSR